One window from the genome of Tachypleus tridentatus isolate NWPU-2018 chromosome 11, ASM421037v1, whole genome shotgun sequence encodes:
- the LOC143232643 gene encoding zinc finger BED domain-containing protein 5-like: MKQNASEITNSIPLSIDEVAEDVEKQLIVHLQVKQFALQLDEPTLRDNEAILLAYVRFNNDEGPKEEILFARSIFEKLNSLNKHLQGKDSDLISSKSAIAAFLRKLKLYKNNISRRAFEQFPGLASVGSDLQDEDLALYGEYMENVHEDMQTRFSDLLMMVIPTWVSIPFEVNVADIDISLQEPLIKLQSDEIMRAKFKDGKYNVWKTNDVATKYPLLWDKAQLYVIAFPTSYLVESGFSRVSQLLSKARNRLDIVKRGDVRLSLTSMEPDIKKLAEHHQPQGSH; this comes from the exons atgaaacaaaatgcaaGTGAAATTACTAATTCCATCCCTTTAAGCATTGATGAAGTGGCAGAGGATGTAGAAAAACAATTGATAGTCCATTTGCAAGTGAAACAGTTTGCCCTTCAACTTGATGAACCCACTTTAAGAGATAATGAGGCCATTTTATTAGCATATGTTAGatttaacaatgatgaaggaCCCAAAGAGGAAATTCTTTTTGCTAGAA gtatatttgaaaaattgaatTCACTTAATAAACATCTCCAAGGAAAAGATTCTGATCTGATATCTAGTAAAAGTGCTATTGCTGCTTTTCTGAGGAAACTAAAGTTGTATAAGAATAATATCAGTCGTCGTGCATTTGAACAGTTTCCTGGTTTGGCCTCTGTTGGCAGCGATTTGCAAGATGAAGATCTTGCATTATATGGTGAATATATGGAAAATGTGCATGAAGATATGCAAACTCGGTTTAGTGACCTACTCATGATGGTTATACCGACTTGGGTTTCAATTCCCTTCGAAGTTAATGTTGCCGATATAGACATATCTTTGCAAGAGCCTCTCATCAAATTACAAAGTGATGAAATAATGCGTGCAAAATTCAAAGATGGAAAGTACAATGTATGGAAGACAAATGATGTTGCTACAAAGTACCCTTTGCTCTGGGATAAAGCACAGCTCTACGTTATTGCTTTTCCAACATCCTATCTTGTTGAATCGGGATTTAGTCGTGTTTCTCAACTGTTATCAAAAGCTCGCAATAGACTTGACATTGTGAAAAGAGGTGATGTTCGACTATCATTAACATCGATGGAACCAGATATAAAGAAACTCGCCGAGCATCATCAACCACAGGGATCTCATTGA